From the Hordeum vulgare subsp. vulgare chromosome 1H, MorexV3_pseudomolecules_assembly, whole genome shotgun sequence genome, the window tcgtagttgtgttcggtgaactgaagcggcatcgctctaacacacatttcaacaaacacctctagtgcatgaaaaaaatggagagctagcacacacccacactcttccatccaagaaaaatgcaaggaagaggggagaggggggctgtgctatatataggcagaggactttagtcccggtttgagacacaaaccgggactaaaggtggcacacatgcgggctgcaccccgcgtagccctttagtcccggtttgggacacgaaccgggactaaaggctccttacggaccgggactaaagcctctagggaggcattgcgatttggggcgacgtggccggacctttagtcccggcccagaggcaggccgggactaaagggtcccggccaaagacccgttttccactagtgtctgTTCTCCCCTCTATTTAGGCCACTGTTAATGTCTTTTTTAGATGAGGTAGTATAATAAACGGGTCACGGGTACTGTTGCTATGGGATACACTGTTGTTTTCAACCTAATTTGTGATTTTGCTCTCCGTCTCAGACTGACCGTGATGCGGTTGCCATCGCCGTCGCTGCTCTTGCAGTGCCTGACCGGCTTACTGTCTCATGAAAAGGCCGCAGCTCACTGCATCGACATCGTGCCCGGGAGGGATCAGTCCTGCCTATCGTCaccggccgccgagatggtccCATCACAGGTTGCTTGTTTCCAGTCGTTGTTCATGGCAAAGTTACAAGTCCTGCCTGTTCAGAACATGTCCCATCGAGAAGGGCATTTCGTTATCTGCTGGCTAAGCTGGCGTTGTTTGCATCGGTATGCAGGATGTTCAGCCGTACAAGTATGCGGGCAACAATATTGAGATGCACGGCATGAATATATTCAAGGTGATCGATTACTTTTTCCTATACTTGCTACTTGTTCCAGCTTATTTTTGACCATTGCGGCTAAACGGTGTAAGGATTTATGGACTTGTGATTTAATCGTACTGGCCATTTTATGTGGTAGGCTTATAATTGGTGATTTTTGTTGGGGTTGAGTCATTGTCCTGCTGTCTCTCTCTCACGCTCGAACGACAAGAAAGAAGGAGGAATGAGGCAGTGGACAACAAGGTATACCCGGCGCACGAACGCCGCCGGCTGCACGAACAACCACTTTCTTCTACTCAAGCACGAACTCAAGCACCGCAGACTACAACCAGTACACGAAGGGCCTTTTATACCCAAGCTACACACATCAGGCTAGCGATCACATGCAACCACCCACGTACTGAATTGGCTTGCCGCTGCACTCGGCCACCATTAACAGCACTACTCACACGAGCTAACTAACTCACCCATGCATGCAACTAACGCAGTGTCCATGCAACGCCCGCCCCGCACTCCTCAGCTCCCGCGCCCGTCGCGCGCACGCACGCCAACGGGACGCGACTGGTTCCAGCGCCCGGCACGGCCACACCCGGCGCATCCGTCTAACCAACTCACACACACTCGCCACGAGCCTGACGCGTCCCGTACGCGCATGCACGCGCACCCGACGCAGTCGCCGTGGCTTATTGCCAACACACAACCTAAGCCACGACTCAGAGGAGCCCGTCGTCCTCGACTCCGACGACGTCCGCCAGCAGCGCGCGTTCCGCCGCCGGCTCCTTCCGCAGCTTGGGGCAGTCCCTCTTGAAGTGTCCGCGCACGCCGCACTTGTAGCAGCGTCCACGGCGGTTCCCGCCGATGCTCGATGCCACGCTCTTGCCGTCGTCGTCATCCCAAGCACCGCCATGTCGACGCTCCCGCGCTGCCCACTGCGCCGCCGTCATGAGCAGCTGCTGACCCCGCGCTCACCATCGTCTTGTCCACGAGCCGAACCCGCTCGTCGAACGCGAGCAGCCGCCCGAGCGCCTCGTCGAACGCCATGGTCGCCGTGTCACAGAACTGCTCGATGCCGGCGACGACGGGGAACAACCGATCCGGGACGGTGTCCAGCAGCTTCTTCACAAGCACCGCATCGCCCAGCGTCTCCCCTAGGCTCGCGAACCGCGTCGTCATCCCTGCCAGCCTCCCGGCGTACGCGTCCAACGCCTCGCCGTCCGCCATCTCCAAGCGGTCAAAGTCCCCGCGCAGCGTCGCCAACCTCGCCGCGCGGACACGATCGGCGCCGACGAACCTCACCTTCAAGGAGTCCCATACCTCCTTGGCGGTGAGCTTCGTCGCCACCTGCAGCAACACATCCTCCGGCAGCGCTCCAAGGAGCATTGCGCGCGCCGCCTTGTCCTTCTTGGCGTTCACCGCCGCGTCGCccggcgccaccgcctcccacACGGTGTGGACGTCGAGAATCGCCTGCGCCTTGATCGCCCACACCGTGTAGTTGTCCGGCGTGAGCATCGGCATCGCCATTGACACCGATCCGCCCGCGCCTCCGCCATGTGGTACGATCGCCATTGCCGTCGGCGAGCTCCCGAACCGAAGCTCTGATGCCAAATGTTGGGGTTGAGTCATTGTCCttgctgtctctctctctcacgctcgAACGACAAGAAAGAAGGAGGAATGAGGCAGTGGACAACAAGGTATACCCGGCGCACGAACGCCGCCGGCTGCACGAACAGCCGCTTTCTTCTACTCAAGCACGAACTCAAGCACCGCAGACTACAACCAGTACACGAAGGGCCTTTTATACCCAAGCTACACACATCAGGCTAGCGATCACATGCAAGCACCCACGTACTGAATTGGCTTGCCGCTGCACTCGGCCACCACTAACAGCACTACTCACACGAGCTAACTAACTCACCCATGCATGCAACTAACGCAGTGCCCACGCAACGCCCGCCCCGCACTCCTCAGCTCCCGCGCCCGTCGCGCACGCACGCCAACGGGACGCGACTGGTTCCAGCGCCCGGCACGGCCACACCCGGCGCATCCGTCTAACCAACTCACACACACTCGCCATGAGCCTGACGCGTCCCGTACGCGCACGCACGCGCACCGGACGCAGTCGCCGTGGCTTATTGCCAAcaattttctgtttttaaacTTGTTTTAGGGGAAGTTCAGTGTTGTTGATATTGTGGGACTATCTAGATCAGATCTTGCAGCTACAAAAGGCCAAGGCAAGAGTAATAGCCCTACCAGTTATATCATTGTATTAACGagtatgtagaagttaatcatgttgtttctttaggattaggaaagaaagccaaaccgagtcctagtagtaataAGATTCCTAGTCCTAttctattttcatagtcccttgtggacgtgtataaaagacaccctaggggtgttgattgtaacaccagaaaaacgaaaagcaatacaaagcaaaggctcgacacgggcctttagccatcaaatccatcgatcagttttagtcgtgtcgctagttacgcaagttccgtcaagtagccggccgaagcaagaatcccgTAGGCACgcgtgtacagctgcatacgcacgttcaaaagccagcaGAGTACTTGGAAAGGCGAGGATCTGGATTTATCTTTTGCACTAGGGCCCTTGAAATGCTGTCAGAGTTCACTTGAGCTAGTAAATATTCTCAAGAATGAGATCTGTGATGGGCTACTGGCATTCAGAAGCAAACGTGTTTTAGAGGTACTACTCTACCTTCAGTCTATGTAATTTCTGATAATGCTATGCTCCTATGCTTGATTGTTTATTACTGCCCTTCCTTAAACTGATCCCTTATACGAAAGACTGAAACACATGTTATTTGAGGAAAAGCCTCTTGCATCGAAGCTACTTCTTTTGGCTGGGCCTGCTCTTTAGGCCCCTCAGATGCTAAACACGTGTATGGGCGTTTGAATCTTTGATTAATGTGTGGTTCTTCTGGTAAACTGTTTCAGTTATATATTTATCTGATGCAGCTGAGCTGCGGGTATGGGCTTCCTGGGATATTTTCTTGCCTGAAGGTACTGATCCTTGTTTTctctttatttattatttcaacAAAGTAACCTCAGATTTCACTTACCATCAGTCTCCCATGTCATTTACCATGGTGGCATGGTGACATATCTATCTGGTATATTACTGTTCATTATTGTTGTGTCCATGTACTTTCTAGGTCAGTGCTTTTTCGGCCGGATCTCGTTGACTCAGTCCAGATCTCGTTGGGTTCATTATTTACCATGATGGAGGGAGAGTCAAGTCAACTCAGTCCAGATCTCGTTGGGTTCATTTATATGCGACTTCGTCCGGCTAGCAACGAAGCCATTCATCTCACAAGCCTCATCCCCATTTCGTTGTTCCCTTCCCAGCATCTACCCCAAGTGTTGGATCTTCTCCAGGTTAGTGCTTTTTCTTCTATTACGAACCTTGTTGTTTTTCAGATGATCCTAGCACAGCCCTGTTCAGTGGCGAAGCCAGCAATTGGCAAGCTTTGGCTGCTGCCATACGTAATTAACACCTGTCATGTATACTAGGTCTATATGAtacttcattgatgatttgagcTGAGATACATTTGCTAGTTACCACTGCCACATCATAAAATTGTGCCTGCATCCGCCACTGGCCCTGTTTATAGTTTAGTTAAAACAAATATGTTATGGCTTTACGCATGTTTTTCCTTAATTAAAAAGGTACACATGTTTCTGTAAAACAATATGTTATAAGCTATGGATTTCTGTGAGGCGTTTCCGCACAGATAGTAGATTTTATTTCCATTGTTTTGATAAATCCATGTCTTGCAGCAGCTCACATCCAAcacttctcagggacttagtttaTGACTGATCTACATCACATGGACTGATCTACATGACATCACCTTGCCTACATCTACTGATCTACATGACATGCCCATGTCGATGCCACGCCCCTTTGCTTAATGCTTAGCCTAATTGAAGCCAGCGTATCGTACTTAATAGTACTAGTATAACACTGCAAGCAAGTACCATACTTAATAGTAGAAAATTTTGTTTCGAGAGTTAACACTGCAAGCAAGTACTGGTCCGTGCTTAATAGTACTAGTATAACAGTACATTCAGTTTTAGTGCTGTAAAATTACTACAACTCTGCAATTATAAGTTTATGACTGCTTCACAGCTCACATAATATCACCTGTTTCTATCTTGGAATCATAGGGATTGTTTTCAAAGATTCAGTTTAGCTTTCTAACATGTGCCTTCAGATCGATTTGAACCAAAAATTAGCATAACACTCATGAACTGTGAGCCTGTAGTGGATGGTATGTTTGATTTTCTTTCGAGTTGATGTGAGATGAATTAAAAATGTCACCATGTAGAGAATTAGAGAAAGCATATGAAAGTATTTTTGCCTGGTACGTGGAAAACCATTACTTGTACAGATGTATGATTAGTAGTTTTGTCATGTTTCCACTCCCTACATTTTTCAATATGCTGGAGAATGAAACTTCTTTTTAGTCTAATTGCTATTATCACTGTGGAGCTTCAAAAACATGGTATGGGATTTGAGGAAAAGCTGCTGCAGATTTTGGGAAAGTGGTATGTGAGCATGTATATGACCATGAAAGTTTTTCAGGTGAACGGGAAACTGCAGCATTTGATATCCTTTTGGGGAAAGGCTACAATGGACCCTCCAAATATTCTCTGCTTACTGCACATTTCATTTTTGTAGAGATTATGCCTGAAGCACCGGGTGTTTGAAATATCTCAAGCTGATCTTCAGAACGATGAGGACCAGGCCTACAGGAAGATTATGCCTGAACCATTTGTCGTTTCTCCTTTGGCCCCGTCTATTCTTGTCCCATCTCTTTGCTACACACTTTTTTAGATTGCAAGTTTCTGCATGTACTAGTGTTGGCTATTATAAGGAAATTGCTTGTTCGCATCGTTTAGAGAACGCTAGTTGGTACTTTTACCCAAACCGAATGTTTCTGAACTTTTTCTGTGGTTGTGTTCAATTTATCCCATGACTATAAAAAAATGTAGCACGCCGAAACACAGTAAGAGGATGTGATAAGAAAATTGTTCAGTTGTTTTCTGCTCGTACAATTTATGCCCAGTTTCTTCTATTTATCTTGTGATAATGTGACTTGGAAAGTATAAATGTTATCATTTCCTTTTAATTCAACATTCAAGTCATCCTTCCTTGCAGATAACGGAAACCTCCATAGGTCAAGCACTATGCCGGGGGTGGTCAAGGATACTGAGATAACTACTGAAACTACGGGTCCATCAAATCTAGAAAGGTCAAAAACTGAGAGGCGCAAACAAAGTAACCCAGCTGATGATCCTGCTAAACAGTTATTGGATGATAAGATTTCCATAAGGAAAAACGTGTGTATACCTGGCCCTCTTATCTTCCTTGGTATGATGAAATGTAGCTTCTTCTTGACGCGGTCCATGTGCTGGTTATGTAAATGTAGGAGGTATTGAATTGTTAATTATGTTAGCTTCTGTATGAACATTGTCATTAATATGTTTGGGAGATAGTTTTTATATGTAATTACATCTCTATAGAAGTTGGAGCTAATGAAATTGCAAGTGCTTTAGTGGGTTGGAACAACATAGTATATACAAATTTGTAAGTTTTGACATACTGCAGTGCATTGCATGGAAGCTTGAAACATGGCTAGATTTACTAATTTGTGTCTGGTGCTGGATTTTTCTCTCTTCTAATCTTCTGCAAATTTAACTTCACACAGCTCAAAATGTTAAATCGAATAGCTACAGTGAAGGATAATCGAACTGTGGTTGTTAATGTACCAAGTACACTAGAAGCGACTCCAATTGACGTTGGAGCAGTGGATGGCTATGCGGATGTTGTAGTTGAACAATCATTTTGTAGTCAGCCGCTCATCTCTTAACTAGCATCAGTGATTCAAGGCCTAGGGGTGTTCCACGATGGGCAACCTTGTCAGTTCAGTCTAGTGTAAGATTTATATATGTGGAAACATCAGAGACCTTGACTCGCAGTTTGCAAACATGTCTTTGAAACACAAGGATATATTGTTAACTATGATATCATGATAATCTTTTGATCGAATATTTTTAATACACATATGAGATTTTAACAACTTGATCTGGTTCCACTTTCTTGACAAATTTGTGCAAAATGTTTTCAGGTACTCAACCTATTGATGCACATGGACATGATGACTCTCTAGCGTTTATGGACCAACCAACCTGTAATCATGGACCTTATTGTCTTGTAGACCATTTGGTGTTTCGAGTGTTTTGGTGCTTGCATTTTGTGCATGTAGATACAAACTTGTGTGTTCTGGACCATCTGAAGTCTCTCATAGTAACCAATAGTCCTTATCTTTTTgtgacttgtgtgttctagatgattgttaagatggtcaaaactatgcttcctctaggttaatttgtttgtcaacttgcgttcaatgtatgtgcatgtttataaacatattttcatcatggtgtaatatgtgtttatcttgaaccttcttgtgggtgtgaggataataattgaatatttttagagctgATAGTATAACatgtggcgcaccatgagctatactaatggcacacctgggatgcatactaatggcgcacctgggaggcatactaatggcgcatctgggaggcatactaatggcgcaccatgagctatactaatggcgcactgcctggtgcgccattagtaaaaaattctaatggcgtgatgctagtggcgcatctATAGTGcgacattagtagccaaaacaggtgcaccactagcaggccttttcttaGTAATGAGTGGTCCTTCAAATGTAACTCTTTGGTCTGTTGGTCCTGCTCACTTATATCAAAGACAAGATTGAATGAGTATATGTGTGGTACTAATAGTCAATCAGCTTTCACAAagaaaaaatcagaattttttttTACCAGAATATAGGACGAACATCCTCTTTGACACGGAAAACATTAGTTGGTGGCCTCCAAGGTAATGTTCTTGAAATCTTGGATTCCTCTATTAATCCAAGATTCTGGAGAAACAATAGTTAGCTGTTAGAAACTCGTCAGAGCAAAAAATTAAACCAAGCAAGACAAGGAAATCACCATCAGAATTGCTAAAGCGGTCTTTTCCATGTTTAGTGTGTAAAGGTGCAAAGTCTTGAGGCGCGAGAgttttggatagcaatatgcagtttctatatatgttctattggatagttaattgagagtttcttcatcaattcataggatatgaaaattgcataggatcgatagcaatatgttccattttggaatcctataaagatcaatttctctttagttgtagtgaaacaattttatggggcgttctttgatccaaggttatgaaaattgcatatagctagtgatctctctaggttccattggatagcaatatgatatgtcatagttatgaaaattgcatatagctagtgatctctctaggtaccattggatagctatagtgatctctctaggtttcattggatagcaatatgcaatatatctagcttgttgcatatatatatatatatatatatatatacatatatatatatatatatatatatatgtatgtatatatatgtatatatatatatatatatatatatatatatatatatatatatatatatatatatatatatatatatatatatatatatatatatatatatatatcatagttaatttacgatttcatgatcaattcataggatatgaaaattgcataggatagcaatatgttccatttgaatcctaaagataattttctctttagttctagtgaaacatttttccttgttgcagcagtatgtaacatttgttctatTTTaaattgttgttgttgcagtagttacaagcattgtccagaattcatggacttccttcgcagcagcatcagttttgctaccgttgacataatgaacgacaagctgaagatggggcacaacttcggtattgagataccagctgtatgcctcattgatctccaacggGAATTCATGCTTCGacatgagaggacttcgatggctcatatggcagtcgccttgatcgacgaggagtatgctgatatgaagaccaaattcccaaagtctcagcacatatTTTGGGAGAAGAcaacacttgatcgtatcaacattgagtatgcatcaaaagatgcatacgttccatatgagttgtaccgcaagattcgagtcgtcaactatggtcgACGTCACCTCAGagcaggtggacattctgattcagacgattcagacgagtagtgttcacaacggcgaacgcttgtgtgtgtgtgtatatatatatatatatatatatatatatatatatatatatatatatatatatatatatatatgctagctattattatgtactgtttggactagtatcattatATACTGCTTGgatcaatttatatatgtctagtttctgtttgtgccattatagttttcaaatttgaatggtttagccctttctaacttcatttgctacttttcatggtatcatgcattttccACCTCAGaacttttgtacacaaagtgcatccagtttttgccgcaaccctctcaactttttagcacttgctatgtgggtgaaatgatgataccataccaactttcaacctattcaaagttcatttgtagtgcttttcaatttctgggccatttagctcaaacaattcagtaaatgcatgaaaaataccaaatgaactcagaaagtgttgaaaattgatgatgcagccttgaatggtgcattttgaacacaaaaaaagtcttgagttcaaataagttcaaaaacaaatcccatttgtaacagatgagttttcgtaagaaactctCATACTTCTAAAAAGActttccgatttgtacacgaagtgcatccagtttttgccgcaaccctctcaactttttagcacatgctatgtggggcaaaatgatgataccatgccaactttcaacctattcagagttcatttgtagtgcttttcaatttttgggccatttagctcaaaaaaatcagtaaatgcatgaaaaatactaaatgaactcagaaagtgttgaaaattgatgatgcggccttgaatggtgcattttgaacacacaaaaagtcttgagttcaaataagttttaaaaaatgaaatccattttgtattcaaaaaaatgaaatcccttttgtaacagatgaattttcgtaaaaaaccctaatacttcaaaagagattgtctgatttgtacacgaagtgcatgcagtttttgccgcaaccctatcaactttttagcacatgctatgtgggtgaaatgatgatgccatgcgaactttcaacctattcagagttcatttgtagtgcttttcaatttatgggCCATTTAGGTcaaaacaaatcagtaaatgcatgagtaataccaaataaactcggaaagtgttgaaaatagatgatgtggccttgaatggtgcattttgaacacacaaaaagtcttcagttaaaataagttcaaaaaatgtaatttcttttgtaacagatgagttttcgtaaaaaccctgatacttcaaaagagattcttcgatttgtacacgaagcgcatccagtttttgccgcaaccctctcaaatttttagcacatgctatgtgggtgaaattatgataccatgccaactttcaacctattcagagttcatttgtagtgcttttaaatttctaggccatttagctcaaaaaacaaaatcagtaaatgcatgaaaaataccaaatgaactcagaaagtgttcaaaattgatgatgcggccctgaatagtgcattttgaacacacataaaGTCTTgaatttaaataagttcaaaatacgaaatcccttttgtaacacacgagttttcgtaagaaaccctcatgcttcgaaaaagattgtccgatttgtacacgaagtgcatccagtttttgccgcaactctctcaactttttagcacatgctatcagggtgaaatgatgataccatgccaactttcaacctattcacagttcatttgtagtgctttttaatttctgggccatttagctcaaaaaaatcagtaaatgcgcgcaaaataccaaatgaactcagaaagaattgaaaattgatgatgtggccttgaatggtgcactttgaacacacaaaaagtcttgagttcaaataagttcaaaaaataaatctcttttgtaacagatctgttttcgtaagaaaccctgatacttctaaagagattgtccgatttgtacacgaagtacaactagtttttgccgcaaccctctcaactttttagcacatgatatgtgggtgaaatgatgataccatgccaactttcaacctgtacacagttcatttgtagtgttttcaatttctgggccatttagctcaaaaaattagtaaatgcgtgaaaaataccaaatgaattcagaaagtgttgaaaattgatgacgtggcattgaatggtgcattttgaacacataaaaagtcttgagttcaaataagttcaaaaaaatgaaatccattttgtaacaaatctgtttttgattaaaaccgtgatactttgaaagagattgtccaatttgtacacgaagtgcatccaatttttgccgaaccctctcaactttttagcac encodes:
- the LOC123445487 gene encoding uncharacterized protein LOC123445487; protein product: MRLPSPSLLLQCLTGLLSHEKAAAHCIDIVPGRDQSCLSSPAAEMVPSQDVQPYKYAGNNIEMHGMNIFKGKFSVVDIVGLSRSDLAATKGQGKSNSPTSYIIVLTSITWKGEDLDLSFALGPLKCCQSSLELVNILKNEICDGLLAFRSKRVLELYIYLMQLSCGYGLPGIFSCLKVSAFSAGSR
- the LOC123395534 gene encoding probable methylenetetrahydrofolate reductase, which translates into the protein MEKTALAILMNLGLIEESKISRTLPWRPPTNVFRVKEDVRPIFWTNRPKSYISRTLPWRPPTNVFRVKEDVRPIFCEQDQQTKELHLKDHSLLRKGLLVKIRREKNPAPDTN